In a genomic window of Streptomyces pristinaespiralis:
- a CDS encoding futalosine hydrolase gives MRVLVVTAVAAEAAAVVADAGPADDLVPLPGGYALTRTPDYDVLVGGVGPAAAAAATATALAVADTPYGLVVSAGIGGGFPSHAPVGSLVVSDTVVAADLGADTPDGFLPVDELGFGRTSHPSPAGLSALVARTLGAAHAPVLTVSTVTGSAARAAELARRHPRAAAEAMEGFGVAEAAAAHGVPVVEIRAVSNAVGPRDRAAWRIGEALAALREAFQQLAPVLQEQP, from the coding sequence GTGCGCGTACTCGTCGTGACCGCGGTGGCGGCTGAGGCCGCCGCCGTCGTCGCCGACGCCGGTCCGGCGGACGACCTCGTGCCGCTCCCGGGCGGATACGCGCTGACCCGCACCCCCGACTACGACGTGCTCGTCGGCGGGGTCGGCCCCGCCGCTGCCGCCGCGGCGACCGCGACCGCCCTCGCCGTCGCGGACACGCCGTACGGTCTCGTCGTCTCCGCCGGGATCGGCGGCGGTTTCCCGTCGCACGCGCCCGTCGGATCACTCGTCGTCTCCGACACCGTCGTCGCCGCCGATCTCGGCGCCGACACCCCCGACGGCTTCCTGCCCGTCGACGAGCTCGGCTTCGGCCGTACCTCGCACCCCTCGCCCGCCGGCCTGTCGGCGCTCGTCGCGAGGACCCTGGGCGCCGCCCACGCGCCCGTGCTGACCGTGTCCACGGTCACCGGCAGCGCCGCCCGGGCGGCCGAGCTCGCCCGCCGGCACCCGCGGGCCGCCGCGGAGGCTATGGAGGGCTTCGGCGTCGCCGAGGCCGCCGCCGCCCACGGCGTGCCCGTCGTCGAGATCCGCGCGGTGTCCAACGCCGTCGGCCCCCGCGACCGCGCGGCCTGGCGCATCGGCGAGGCGCTGGCCGCGCTGCGCGAGGCGTTCCAGCAGCTCGCCCCCGTCCTCCAGGAGCAACCGTGA
- a CDS encoding DUF3027 domain-containing protein, translating to MSAATTRSRTPDRLCAEAVDLARKAAEEAAAPGVVGEHVSLVSEGDRVVTHFFECQEAGYRGWRWAVTVTRASRAKNVTLDETVLLPGPDALLAPEWVPWSERLRPGDMGPGDLLPTEAEDLRLEPGYSGEDEPPPNSVLAEHPPTHDLVELVEAEDAELTDRRPAIEATTDNGRGRIAALAEELGMRRARVLSRYGLHAAADRWEESYGAKTPMAQAAPASCESCGFLVPIAGSLRQAFGICANEFSPADGRVVSLAYGCGGHSEAAVMPKPPTPPPPVFDSMAADEFPLRPARDGGSVPTESDGTSDDLGHS from the coding sequence GTGAGTGCTGCGACGACGCGAAGCCGTACCCCCGACCGCCTGTGCGCCGAGGCGGTAGACCTCGCCAGGAAGGCGGCCGAGGAGGCCGCGGCGCCTGGGGTGGTCGGAGAGCATGTGTCGCTCGTCTCCGAGGGGGACCGGGTCGTCACGCACTTCTTCGAGTGCCAGGAGGCCGGCTACCGCGGCTGGCGCTGGGCCGTGACCGTCACACGCGCCTCACGGGCGAAGAACGTCACCCTTGACGAAACCGTCCTGCTGCCCGGCCCCGACGCGCTGCTGGCGCCCGAGTGGGTCCCCTGGAGCGAGCGGCTGCGGCCGGGCGACATGGGGCCCGGCGACCTGCTGCCGACCGAGGCGGAGGACCTGCGGCTCGAGCCCGGCTACAGCGGCGAGGACGAGCCGCCGCCGAACTCGGTCCTCGCCGAGCACCCGCCGACCCACGACCTCGTCGAGCTGGTCGAGGCGGAGGACGCGGAGCTCACGGACCGCAGGCCGGCGATCGAGGCCACGACTGACAACGGCCGGGGCCGGATCGCGGCACTCGCCGAGGAACTGGGCATGCGCCGCGCGCGCGTGCTGTCCCGGTACGGGCTCCACGCGGCGGCCGACCGCTGGGAGGAGTCCTACGGCGCGAAGACGCCCATGGCACAGGCCGCCCCGGCGTCCTGCGAATCCTGCGGCTTCCTGGTCCCGATCGCCGGCTCGCTGCGGCAGGCGTTCGGCATCTGCGCGAACGAGTTCTCACCGGCCGACGGCCGGGTGGTCTCGCTGGCGTACGGCTGCGGCGGCCACTCGGAGGCCGCGGTGATGCCGAAGCCGCCGACGCCTCCGCCGCCGGTCTTCGACTCCATGGCGGCGGACGAGTTCCCCCTCCGCCCGGCCCGCGACGGCGGCTCCGTCCCGACGGAATCCGACGGCACGTCGGACGACCTCGGCCACTCGTAA
- a CDS encoding 1,4-dihydroxy-6-naphthoate synthase, protein MTLRIAYSPCPNDTFVFDAWAHGRVPGAPALDVTFADIDITNGWAEHGGADEYDVLKVSYAVLPWVLDDYALLPCGGALGRGCGPLVLTREAGTDLTGKTVAVPSERSTAYLLFRLWAAEVVPEGVGEVVVMPFHEIMPAVRDGKVDAGLVIHEARFTYQDYGLHSLADMGEHWESTTGLPIPLGAIIAKRSLGEETLRLLAESARASVRMAWDDPEASRPYVLEHAQEMDPAVADRHIGLYVNEFTADLGDDGYAAVRGLLTRAAAEGLVPPLGPDALNFA, encoded by the coding sequence GTGACCCTGCGTATCGCGTACTCGCCCTGCCCGAACGACACCTTCGTCTTCGACGCCTGGGCCCACGGCCGGGTCCCCGGCGCGCCCGCGCTCGATGTGACGTTCGCCGACATCGACATCACCAACGGATGGGCCGAGCACGGCGGTGCCGACGAGTACGACGTGCTGAAGGTGTCGTACGCGGTGCTTCCATGGGTGCTCGACGACTACGCCCTGCTGCCGTGCGGCGGCGCGCTGGGCCGGGGCTGCGGCCCGCTGGTCCTCACCCGGGAGGCGGGCACGGACCTCACAGGGAAGACGGTCGCCGTGCCGAGCGAGCGGTCGACGGCGTACCTGCTGTTCCGGCTGTGGGCCGCGGAGGTCGTGCCGGAAGGCGTCGGCGAGGTGGTCGTGATGCCGTTCCACGAGATCATGCCCGCTGTGCGCGACGGCAAGGTCGACGCCGGACTCGTCATCCACGAGGCCCGCTTCACGTACCAGGACTACGGGCTGCACTCCCTCGCCGACATGGGCGAGCACTGGGAGTCCACGACGGGGCTGCCGATCCCGCTGGGCGCGATCATCGCCAAGCGGTCGCTGGGCGAGGAGACGCTGCGCCTGCTCGCCGAGTCGGCCCGCGCTTCCGTACGCATGGCCTGGGACGACCCGGAGGCCTCACGGCCGTACGTGCTCGAGCACGCCCAGGAGATGGACCCGGCCGTCGCCGACCGCCACATCGGGCTGTACGTCAACGAGTTCACCGCGGACCTCGGGGACGACGGCTACGCGGCCGTGCGCGGGCTGCTCACCCGTGCCGCGGCCGAGGGGCTCGTACCGCCCCTCGGCCCGGACGCGCTGAACTTCGCGTGA
- a CDS encoding ABC transporter substrate-binding protein — protein MLRRRGLLAGSLVLTAAMTLSACGTNDDTPSSDSAASGGAGGKHTVKTAMGDVEVPDAPKRVVVLDTAELDSAITLGVKPVGATHTGTASGFLNYLPKDKLEGIADVGEMMTPNLEAIAALEPDLILTSKIRHGDKYAELKKIAPTVMTETTGEPWKENFRIHADALGKKAEATKAVAAYEARTAKVTEALGGKEKAAATEVNVVRFIEGADIRIYGKKNYISTILADVGLGRPAITDKAKDGFSYDVSPEKIDLADAEAVFHSTYGDPEKAKQKQTLDSALWKSMNAVKNNKVFSVDDELWIQGIGYTAAAQILDELEADLTK, from the coding sequence ATGCTTCGCCGCCGCGGCCTCCTCGCCGGTTCCCTCGTCCTCACCGCCGCGATGACGCTGAGCGCCTGCGGCACGAACGACGACACCCCCTCCTCCGACTCGGCGGCGTCCGGCGGCGCGGGCGGCAAGCACACCGTGAAGACGGCCATGGGCGACGTCGAGGTCCCCGACGCGCCGAAGCGCGTCGTCGTCCTCGACACCGCGGAGCTCGACTCCGCGATCACCCTGGGCGTCAAGCCCGTCGGCGCCACCCACACCGGCACCGCGTCGGGCTTCCTGAACTACCTGCCCAAGGACAAGCTCGAAGGCATCGCCGACGTCGGCGAGATGATGACCCCCAACCTGGAGGCCATCGCCGCGCTCGAGCCCGACCTGATCCTCACCAGCAAGATCCGCCACGGCGACAAGTACGCCGAGCTGAAGAAGATCGCGCCGACGGTGATGACCGAGACCACCGGCGAGCCCTGGAAGGAGAACTTCCGGATCCACGCGGACGCGCTGGGCAAGAAGGCGGAGGCGACGAAGGCCGTCGCCGCGTACGAGGCCCGCACCGCGAAGGTCACAGAGGCGCTCGGCGGCAAGGAGAAGGCGGCCGCCACGGAGGTCAACGTCGTCCGCTTCATCGAGGGCGCGGACATCCGCATCTACGGCAAGAAGAACTACATCTCGACGATCCTCGCCGACGTCGGCCTGGGCCGCCCGGCCATCACCGACAAGGCGAAGGACGGCTTCTCCTACGACGTGAGCCCCGAGAAGATCGACCTCGCGGACGCGGAGGCCGTCTTCCACTCGACGTACGGCGACCCGGAGAAGGCGAAGCAGAAGCAGACGCTGGACAGCGCGCTGTGGAAGAGCATGAACGCGGTCAAGAACAACAAGGTGTTCTCGGTCGACGACGAACTGTGGATCCAGGGCATCGGCTACACGGCGGCGGCCCAGATCCTGGACGAGCTGGAGGCGGACCTCACGAAGTAG
- a CDS encoding FecCD family ABC transporter permease: MSAETLTGRRVRPAGYTLLRTGRGSFLLHRRAAAVALGLGLVLAAACVAYLSVGESFVAPAEVLKVVLGQPSPDELVVGTLRLPRMVLGLLVGAAFGVAGALIQTVARNPLASPDIIGISQGASALTVGAMTFGVTSYSVLPYLSVTGGIVAAALVYVFAWRGGLHATRFVLIGIGFAIALRSVTTLFMTKGDYLVAQQAQIWMTGSLNGRGWEEAAPLGWTLLVLLPAVLWAARAQRTVSLDDDTATALGVRLGRVRLGLVLLGVVLASIATGAAGPVDFVALLAPQIARRMTRTAQIPLLCSALLGAVIVVLADLAARRLFSPTELPVGVLTAAIGAPYLIWLIVRSRTVGGKS, translated from the coding sequence ATGAGCGCAGAGACCCTCACCGGCCGCCGGGTCCGGCCCGCCGGGTACACGCTCCTGCGCACCGGCCGCGGCAGCTTCCTGCTGCACCGCCGCGCAGCCGCCGTCGCCCTCGGCCTCGGCCTCGTGCTCGCCGCGGCCTGCGTCGCCTACCTGAGCGTCGGCGAGAGCTTCGTCGCGCCCGCCGAGGTGCTCAAGGTCGTCCTCGGGCAGCCCTCGCCGGACGAACTCGTCGTCGGGACACTGCGGCTGCCCAGGATGGTCCTCGGACTCCTCGTCGGAGCCGCCTTCGGCGTCGCCGGCGCGCTGATCCAGACCGTCGCGCGCAATCCGCTCGCCAGCCCCGACATCATCGGCATCAGCCAGGGCGCGAGCGCGCTCACCGTGGGCGCGATGACCTTCGGCGTCACCTCGTACTCGGTCCTGCCGTACCTGTCCGTCACCGGCGGCATCGTCGCCGCCGCGCTGGTGTACGTGTTCGCCTGGCGCGGCGGGCTGCACGCCACCCGGTTCGTCCTCATCGGCATCGGCTTCGCCATCGCCCTCCGTTCGGTCACGACGCTGTTCATGACCAAGGGCGACTACCTCGTCGCCCAGCAGGCGCAGATCTGGATGACCGGATCGCTGAACGGCCGCGGCTGGGAGGAGGCGGCGCCCCTCGGCTGGACGCTGCTCGTCCTGCTGCCCGCCGTGCTGTGGGCCGCCCGGGCCCAGCGCACGGTCTCCCTCGACGACGACACCGCGACCGCCCTCGGCGTACGGCTCGGCCGGGTACGGCTCGGGCTCGTGCTCCTCGGCGTCGTACTGGCGTCGATCGCGACCGGCGCCGCCGGACCCGTCGACTTCGTGGCGCTGCTCGCACCGCAGATCGCCCGCCGCATGACCCGGACCGCGCAGATCCCGCTGCTGTGTTCCGCACTGCTCGGCGCGGTGATCGTCGTCCTCGCCGATCTCGCGGCCCGCCGGCTGTTCTCGCCCACGGAGCTCCCGGTGGGTGTGCTGACGGCCGCGATCGGCGCCCCGTACCTGATCTGGCTGATCGTTCGCAGCCGCACCGTTGGAGGTAAGTCGTGA
- a CDS encoding FecCD family ABC transporter permease: MSARRALAARRIGWTAAAVAALLLAVLLSLAVGARPVAPTAVLDAVLNGGHSPDAEVVRELRVPRTLIGLMVGAALALAGTVLQGITRNPIADPGILGISQGASVGVVLAIAFAGVHTLSGYVWFAFAGAAVASVAVYAIAARGRGGATPVKLALGGAAINALLVSVTMGVLTTKAAALDEFRFWQVGSVAGRDAEVVGQIWPFLLVGAVLVISVARGLDALALGEDMAKGLGQNVAAVRITGGVGATVLTGAGVAAAGPIAFIGLAVPHIARAIVGSDHRWVLPMAALIGPVMLLVSDVIGRIVFPPGEVPAGVMTALIGVPFLVALVRRRAVPA, encoded by the coding sequence ATGTCAGCCAGACGCGCGCTCGCGGCCCGCCGCATCGGGTGGACGGCCGCAGCCGTCGCGGCCCTGCTGCTCGCGGTGCTGCTCAGCCTCGCGGTCGGGGCGCGCCCGGTCGCCCCGACCGCCGTCCTCGACGCCGTACTGAACGGCGGACACAGCCCCGACGCCGAAGTCGTACGCGAGCTCCGGGTGCCGCGGACCCTCATCGGACTGATGGTCGGTGCGGCGCTGGCCCTCGCCGGCACGGTCCTCCAGGGCATCACCCGCAACCCGATCGCCGACCCCGGCATCCTCGGCATCAGCCAGGGCGCCTCGGTCGGCGTGGTGCTGGCCATCGCCTTCGCCGGGGTGCACACGCTGAGCGGATACGTGTGGTTCGCCTTCGCCGGCGCGGCCGTCGCATCCGTCGCCGTGTACGCGATCGCCGCACGCGGCCGGGGCGGCGCGACGCCCGTCAAACTGGCCCTCGGCGGCGCGGCGATCAACGCGCTGCTGGTCTCCGTGACGATGGGCGTGCTGACGACGAAAGCGGCCGCGCTCGACGAGTTCCGCTTCTGGCAGGTCGGCTCCGTCGCCGGCCGCGACGCCGAAGTGGTCGGCCAGATCTGGCCCTTCCTGCTCGTGGGCGCCGTCCTGGTGATCTCCGTGGCCCGCGGCCTGGACGCGCTGGCGCTCGGGGAGGACATGGCCAAGGGCCTCGGCCAGAACGTCGCCGCCGTACGGATCACCGGCGGCGTCGGCGCGACGGTGCTCACCGGCGCCGGAGTGGCGGCGGCCGGCCCCATCGCCTTCATCGGCCTGGCCGTCCCCCACATCGCCCGCGCGATCGTCGGCAGCGACCACCGCTGGGTCCTGCCGATGGCGGCGCTGATCGGCCCCGTGATGCTGCTCGTCTCCGACGTGATCGGCCGGATCGTGTTCCCGCCGGGCGAGGTCCCCGCGGGCGTGATGACCGCGCTGATCGGCGTCCCGTTCCTGGTCGCCCTCGTCCGCCGCAGGGCGGTGCCGGCATGA
- a CDS encoding MFS transporter, translating into MAAARSSEGDGPARRAGRAVGRALHLPITGTARGIRKVTHAHGAGESGLGKLIELHAVNGAGDVMITVALASTVFFSVPTEAARGRVALYLAITMAPFILLAPVIGPLLDRLPHGRRAAMAGAMLARALLAIMMSGAVATGDLELYPAALGVLVSSKAYGVVRSAVVPRLLPPKFALVKANSRVTLAGLLATGVAAPIGVALQQIGPQWPLYGACALFVLGTYWAFTMPPKVDSAKGETPVRMIAHGEKKPTLRTVGPSVLHGLQANAAHRALSGFLIFFLAFLLREHPLSGQSAAVSLGMVGVAAGVGNALGTAIGAWLKARAPEAIIVTMLSLVLAAAVAAAVFFGTGMVAVLGATAGLSQALSKLSLDAVIQRDVPEQVRTSTFARSETLLQMAWVVGGAIGIVLPLNGVVGMSVAAGIVAAGAVTSGRGLLGAARHRGATPKARVA; encoded by the coding sequence GTGGCAGCCGCAAGGTCGTCCGAAGGAGACGGCCCGGCCCGCAGGGCGGGCCGGGCGGTCGGCCGCGCCTTGCACCTTCCCATCACCGGCACGGCCCGCGGCATCCGCAAGGTGACGCACGCGCACGGCGCCGGCGAATCGGGCCTCGGGAAGCTGATCGAGCTGCACGCCGTGAACGGCGCGGGCGACGTCATGATCACCGTCGCGCTGGCGTCCACGGTGTTCTTCTCCGTGCCGACCGAGGCGGCACGCGGCCGGGTCGCGCTCTACCTGGCCATCACGATGGCCCCCTTCATCCTGCTCGCCCCCGTGATCGGCCCCCTCCTCGACCGCCTCCCGCACGGCCGGCGCGCGGCCATGGCGGGTGCGATGCTCGCCCGCGCGCTGCTGGCGATCATGATGTCGGGAGCCGTCGCGACGGGCGATCTGGAGCTGTATCCGGCGGCGCTCGGCGTGCTGGTGTCGTCCAAGGCGTACGGCGTGGTCCGCAGCGCCGTCGTGCCACGGCTGCTGCCACCGAAGTTCGCGCTGGTGAAGGCGAACTCCCGGGTGACGCTGGCAGGTCTGCTGGCCACGGGTGTCGCGGCGCCGATCGGCGTGGCGCTCCAGCAGATCGGGCCGCAGTGGCCGCTGTACGGGGCGTGCGCGCTGTTCGTCCTCGGCACGTACTGGGCCTTCACGATGCCGCCCAAGGTCGACTCGGCCAAGGGCGAGACACCCGTGCGCATGATCGCGCACGGCGAGAAGAAGCCGACGCTGCGTACGGTCGGCCCGTCGGTGCTGCACGGCCTCCAGGCGAACGCGGCGCATCGCGCGCTGTCCGGCTTCCTCATCTTCTTCCTCGCGTTCCTGCTGCGTGAGCATCCGCTCTCCGGGCAGTCGGCCGCCGTCTCGCTCGGGATGGTGGGCGTCGCGGCCGGCGTGGGCAACGCGCTGGGCACCGCCATCGGCGCCTGGCTCAAGGCCCGCGCCCCCGAGGCGATCATCGTCACGATGCTGTCGCTGGTACTGGCGGCGGCCGTCGCGGCCGCGGTCTTCTTCGGCACGGGCATGGTGGCGGTCCTCGGCGCGACGGCCGGGCTGTCGCAGGCGCTGTCGAAGCTGTCCCTCGACGCGGTGATCCAGCGGGACGTGCCCGAACAGGTCCGCACATCCACGTTCGCCAGGTCGGAGACGCTTCTGCAGATGGCGTGGGTGGTGGGCGGCGCCATCGGCATCGTGCTGCCGCTGAACGGCGTGGTGGGCATGTCGGTGGCCGCGGGCATCGTCGCGGCGGGCGCGGTCACCTCCGGGCGCGGGCTGCTCGGCGCGGCGCGTCACCGCGGGGCCACGCCGAAGGCCCGGGTGGCGTAG
- a CDS encoding HAD family hydrolase, whose translation MTPMAPHSAPRPLTVGFDLDMTLIDSRPGIHAAYRALSRETGVRIDADLAVTRLGPPLEQELAHWFPDERIQETADRYREIYPEYAIAPTPAMPGAREAVAAVQASGGRAIVVTAKHEPNAKLHLAHLGIVPDETIGWLWAEAKAEALHEHGASVYVGDHIGDVRGARVAGALSVAVPTGPCDADELRAAGADVVLDDLTAFPAWLRSYRADPA comes from the coding sequence ATGACCCCTATGGCCCCTCACTCCGCCCCACGCCCGCTGACCGTCGGATTCGACCTCGACATGACGCTCATCGACTCGAGACCGGGTATCCACGCCGCCTACCGGGCGTTGTCGCGGGAGACGGGCGTGCGGATCGACGCCGATCTGGCCGTCACACGCCTCGGGCCGCCGCTGGAGCAGGAGTTGGCGCACTGGTTCCCGGACGAGCGGATCCAGGAGACGGCCGACAGGTACCGCGAGATCTACCCGGAGTACGCCATCGCCCCGACGCCCGCGATGCCCGGTGCCCGCGAGGCCGTGGCCGCGGTCCAGGCGTCCGGCGGCCGGGCGATCGTCGTCACGGCGAAGCACGAGCCGAACGCGAAGCTGCACCTCGCGCACCTCGGCATCGTCCCTGACGAGACGATCGGCTGGCTGTGGGCGGAGGCCAAGGCGGAGGCGCTGCACGAGCACGGGGCGAGCGTGTACGTGGGGGACCACATCGGCGACGTGCGGGGAGCGCGCGTCGCCGGCGCGCTGTCCGTGGCGGTGCCGACGGGCCCCTGCGACGCGGACGAACTGCGCGCGGCCGGCGCGGACGTGGTCCTCGACGACCTGACCGCGTTCCCGGCGTGGCTGCGTTCCTACCGCGCGGATCCGGCCTGA
- a CDS encoding cold-shock protein has translation MPTGKVKWFNSEKGFGFLSRDDGGDVFVHSSVLPSGVEALKPGQRVEFGVVAGQRGDQALSVTLLDPTPSVAAAQRRKPDELASIVQDLTTLLENITPMLERGRYPDKAQGAKIAGLLRAVADQLDV, from the coding sequence GTGCCTACCGGCAAGGTCAAGTGGTTCAACAGTGAGAAGGGCTTCGGCTTTCTCTCCCGCGACGACGGCGGCGACGTCTTCGTGCACTCCTCCGTACTTCCGTCCGGGGTAGAGGCCCTGAAGCCGGGTCAGCGCGTCGAGTTCGGTGTGGTGGCCGGCCAGCGCGGCGACCAGGCGCTGTCGGTGACGCTGCTGGACCCGACCCCGTCGGTGGCTGCCGCGCAGCGGCGCAAACCGGACGAGCTGGCGTCCATCGTGCAGGACCTCACCACGCTCCTGGAGAACATCACCCCGATGCTGGAACGCGGCCGTTACCCCGACAAGGCGCAGGGCGCGAAGATCGCCGGCCTGCTGCGCGCGGTGGCCGACCAGCTGGACGTGTAG
- a CDS encoding ABC transporter ATP-binding protein codes for MSRLTARELTLAYEDRTVVHELDLAVPDGQVTVIVGPNACGKSTTLRALGRLLKPKGGAVLLDGAELSAIPTKKIAKSIGLLPQSPVAPEAITVADLVARGRQPHQHWWQQWSQEDERAVTDAMERTDVTALADRPVDELSGGQRQRVWIAMALAQETDLLLLDEPTTFLDIAHQVEVLDLVRQLNHERGRTVVAVLHDLNQAARYADHLVAMKAGRIVAEGAPADVVTAELVREVFGMESVVVPDPVTGSPLVVPGAPYSPPGPPKTPTSTPQSA; via the coding sequence GTGAGCAGGCTGACGGCGCGCGAGCTGACGCTCGCCTACGAGGACCGCACGGTCGTGCACGAACTCGACCTCGCGGTCCCCGACGGGCAGGTCACGGTCATCGTCGGCCCCAACGCCTGCGGCAAGTCGACGACCCTGCGGGCGCTGGGCCGGCTGCTGAAGCCCAAGGGCGGCGCGGTCCTCCTCGACGGAGCGGAGCTGTCCGCGATCCCGACGAAGAAGATCGCCAAGTCCATCGGTCTGCTGCCGCAGTCCCCGGTCGCGCCGGAGGCGATCACCGTCGCCGACCTCGTGGCCCGCGGCCGCCAACCCCACCAGCACTGGTGGCAGCAGTGGTCGCAGGAGGACGAACGCGCCGTGACGGACGCCATGGAGCGCACGGACGTCACCGCCCTCGCCGACCGGCCCGTCGACGAACTGTCGGGCGGTCAGCGACAGCGCGTGTGGATCGCCATGGCACTCGCACAGGAGACGGACCTGCTGCTCCTGGACGAGCCGACGACCTTCCTCGACATCGCGCACCAGGTCGAGGTGCTCGACCTCGTACGGCAGTTGAACCACGAACGCGGCCGGACGGTCGTCGCCGTGCTCCACGACCTCAACCAGGCCGCCCGCTACGCCGACCATCTCGTCGCCATGAAGGCGGGCCGGATCGTCGCGGAAGGGGCGCCGGCCGACGTCGTCACCGCCGAACTGGTCCGCGAGGTGTTCGGCATGGAGTCGGTCGTGGTCCCCGACCCGGTGACCGGCTCGCCCCTCGTCGTTCCCGGAGCGCCGTACTCCCCTCCGGGCCCGCCCAAGACCCCCACCTCCACGCCGCAGTCCGCCTGA